In the genome of Microtus ochrogaster isolate Prairie Vole_2 chromosome 14 unlocalized genomic scaffold, MicOch1.0 chr14_random_1, whole genome shotgun sequence, the window cgcCTGCTCAGTCCAATACTCAAGGCCTTCGCACAGGCTGCCGCCTTCCTCCACTTGGGGCAGCTGCCGGATTCAGGTAAGGCCCTTACCCCTGGCAGTGTTCAAGCAAGGTAAGGCTCAGTTCCATAGAGCTGGGCTCTAGGTCTAATCTCTCCTGCAGAGGTGAGCTACTCAGAGCAGTTGTTCCAGTTTTTACAGGACTGTGCCCAAGAAGAAGGGATCTTTGGTGAGTTCCAAGCCCCATCTCAGACTTCCTAAAGGAGGTAGTTTGCTGGTgactgctgccccctgctggacaGTAACTGCCTGACACAGGGAAGGGAGCTAGCATACAGAGCTTTAGTTAACATGCAAGCCCTAGATCTCCTTTAAGAGGAAGAAAGCCCTGCCCAGTGgctccctggcttccctcagagctttttttgtctttctctttcttccagagtGTGCAGACCCAAATCTTGCTATCAGTGCTATCTGGACATTCAAAGACCTGGGGGTAAGAGGGACATTATCACCATTCTGTCCCTGACCTTACCCCAAGCCCCATGGGCTGCTAGAACTGCTCAGAGGAACTACCTTGTTCCCACACCCCATGGTGAATGCTAGCGAGGATGGTTTGCTTTCCCTACTACAGTGGGGTCCCAGAGACATCAAGTAGTATTTACACTCAGGCGCTGAGGCATCACTACAGAGTTTTTTGGGGGTTGGGATGGGGAAGGCTTGGCTCTGGGGATACTGTCCCTTCACCAAGGGTGCTTACAGTCCATCTTGTGGTTCAGGTACTACAGCAGATGCCCAGCCCTACAGGACCCCAGCTCCACCTGTCCCCTACATTTGCCAGCCGGGACAACCAGGACAAGCTAGAACAATTTATTCGACAGTTCATCTGCAGTTAGAAACAGTGGAACCTGATGGGACTTGTCAGCCTAGAACTTAAGGGTGTGTCCTCTCATTAGGACACAGCTACCCTGAACTTAGAAAAGCTGTGTTTACTCATCATTGGTGTGATAAATAAAGACACTAGGTTAGTTTCTTCCCTAGCCTGAAGCATGTGTCTAATATCTACTTCTCCTTACTCAGTCCTGTGAAAATGGCCCACTGCCGGGGATGGGGGAATTGTGTGTGGCTAAAAGACAGCAGAAGCTAAGCTGCAACTCAGAGAAAATTTATTTCCAAGGCCTACCTAGGAGCACCTCAAGTGGGCAGGGCCAGCAGTGAACTTCGTGAGAGCAAAAGTCGCACCTTGTGTCAAGTCCAGTGCTCACAGGGATACCATCACACCACCTTGTTGACAATGACACCAATTTCTTCAATCTCACACTGGACTTCATCCCCCTTCTGTAATACAGCAGGCCACCAGGCTTTCAGCCCCCGTTTCACTCCCCGCAGGCTGCTCCAGGCTTGCCAGGCCTCTCTAGCTCCCATTTCTCtaccatttcctcttttaaacGGACTCACTTTGAGAAAGACGGGAGGCTTCCTAAACACACCGACACCTGGAGGAGTCCCGGTCAGGATGATGTCCCCTGGATAAAGAGTGACAAACCTAGGGACAGCACAAGAATCAGTAAGACTATGGGCTGAGGCGTGCAGTGGGCATGGGTGGCAGTGGCTGTGACAGGCTCCACTCACTCACTGGGAGACCCAGGCTATCAGCTCTTCAGTCTTGAACACCATCTGGTTGGTGCTGCTGCTCTGGACTACCTCCCCATTCACGCGGCAGCAGATCTTTAGATTGTGTGGGTCTGGAATTCAAGACAATCCTTGGGTTACCCAGTCCCAAAGGAGAGAGGAAACTGTAGGGAGCATGTCTGCCCACCTTGGCTTAGCACTCTACCCTGGGACTTCCTGTACAGACTGGAATTCCCTAAATTCATGTATCAACAGCAATGGCCCTtaagtgagggaaggagggacattCTAGACTCTGGACAGAGAAAAACAGCCGAGGGATTTGCCTTTCGGCTTCGCAGGCAGAGGCACTTACTCACTGCCAAGCTTggggccctgagtttgatctctaggaTCCATATGGAAGAGAACCAACCTTGgaaattgtcctttgacttctctCCAGGTGCCATGGCATACACATACAcgaagaaatgtaataaaatgttttaaagctgGTAACTAGATCTAAAATGACTCAGCATGTCCAAGCAAACAGGGATAGCGGAGCAGCAGATGATAGTTCTTCGCAAACTATCTTGCGCCCTTCACAGCAGCTGGAGTAGTTTCTGAGGCACCACTGTCCTGAGGGGCTCCCCCACACCCATGTCATACCCTGCTGATGATTGCACAGTGGGTGGACAAGGTCCTATTTATTGGTGCTCTCCCTTACAAAAAATGAACAGGCTTCATCACAACACACAGCCATTCTCCAGCATGCTCAGGAGCCAGCCTTGCTTCCTTCTAGCTTAAGGACTGGCTACTGGAGATGGGGAAGCTGCAGAAGCCCCATCCCTGACCCCCAAGTGCAGTACTCTTGTAGTTCATTTTGTGATGTAATTTCACAGCAGCTGCGGCTCTGTTCCCTCTAAGAGGCTCTGGAAGAAGCTCCACAGAGCTGGTTCACAGCAGAGGCTGGTCACTTGCTCTCTGTGGGGACAACAGTGGCACCCAAGCTCTGCATGCACTTGTAAGTGCAGTCCTTGCTGGAGCACTATTTTCTCCTGAAGCTCAGGTTCTGCACATGGGAGGGCTCAAGTGGCAAAGACTAACAACCTACCTGTTATGCTGTCTCTGGTAACCAAGGCAGGGCCCAGGGGGCAGAAAGTATCAAAAGTTTTTCCCAGTAACCACTGCTTTCCATTGCGTCTCATCTGCCAGTCCCGGGCACTCACATCATGAGCCACAGTGAAGCCAGCCACGTGAGCTATGGCATCTGTGGCCTGTTGGGGCAGATATGGCCAGACAGGTTACATCACACAACCCCTAGAACAAAGAATCTCAAAACTATTATCACACATTAGCACCAGTGTTGGCTAATGGTGGTGTGTGAAAGGCAAGGGAGTGAAAGTGCCAAACACGCCCCGGTGTAAGAAGCACCACTGGAGTTGGGCACTGGCAGAGAGGACTTGGGACTGCTGCTCCTCCCTGGCCTGGGAGCGCCCTTCCACCTCACCTTGATGTGCTTGCCTTTCTTTCCAATGATCACAGCCAGTTCCACCTCCCAGTCCACCTCCTGCAAGTGGGAGAGGACAGTGAGCTGCAGCGGCTCTAGGAACCAGGGTGAAGTGAATGACATGGCTATGACTTGCAGACCCATAATCTCTGGGCAGTGGCAAGCAGCACCATTGGAGGTTACTAGCTCAACACGTCTGGGGAACTGAGTTTAAATGTCACTCTGGACGCCCGCAATGGAGAGTGGCACCGAGCAGTAACAGCAATGTGTAGCTCTACTGTGCCTGACACTATGCATGCGCTATCCTGGAATAAATGTATTCAAGGGGCTTAAATCAACTCACAAGGAAGAAATGCACATGGCTACAAAATGTGAACAAATGCCAGCCTCTCCCCAAGTGAGCAAAATGCAACTGTAAAGAACTTCAGTTTAATCTTTCTCAGCTGTTTCTAATGGTAATGGAAAGAACTGGCAGAAGTTCACCTGAACTCAGGTGCCAGCTTGTGCTACAGATGCCACTAAACAAGCAGGCCCCTAGTGTAGCAGACTGCACAAGAGCTTCAGTGAAGCCAGAAAGTAAGGCCATGCTCAAAGGGGAATGGAAACAGGATGCCAAAGCGGGTTAACCCAAATTAGgtaagaaaacagaattcaagGGAATACTAAATACAAAGGGAggaggactagggagatggctcagcaggtaaggtaCTAGTCACATAAACCTGATAACCCAAGTTCAACCTTAGAACACACGTAAAAGGCTGGATACAGCAGCACACACTTGCAATCTCAGTACTCCGATagtgggcaggaggcagagcagaatCATCCAGAAGCTTAGGAGCCTGCTAGCCTGGTATGCAGCATAGAAATGAGGCCCTGGCTGCCTCAGCAGGGTGCAAGGTGAGAACCAACAGTgcgagacagagagacacagagagagagacacagagagagagagagagacacacagagagagacagagacacagacacagagttcTAGGGAATActacatcttctggcctccacaggccagTTATGGTCAAGTGAGCAATGTGGTGACATCTGAGGACACCTGACGTGGGCCTCCTGACTGGCTGCGATGGGAAACACGGGACATTTCCTGCCTAGGACACCTCAGAAAACTGCTTCTGCTGGTCACAAGGAAATGGGGCAAACTAAGCACAGGCACCCTATGAGGAAACAATCCTTCAAAAAGTGTCAGGAAAGGGAACCATGTGGAGATCTCAAATGTGTCAGGGAGAAGACTGAGCGGGATGAAAAGATATTCTTGATGGAGTTGGGACAAGGCAGGGTGTCTGGCAGAGACAGCCAGGACAGACAATGGGGGAAGACCAAACGGAACGAAAGATGTTCTTGATGGAGTCCAAGAACAAGGTGCATGTGTGGTAGACTACACCTGGACAGACAGCGCTGGGCGAAAACAGCAATGCGAACACCAAAGCATGGGCAGCAGGGCACTGGTGGCTTTACCTAGGTTATTAATATACTTTCATCATGAAAAACAACTTTGTAATTGGGGAAAGAGGTACGCTATTTCCTCATGTCACCCACACCCAGGCTGTGTTAGTACAGTACAGTCCTCTCTAGCTTCTGTGTCGTGGTCATGCACTCCCAGTGACAGAAGGTTCCTcaagggcagtggttctcaaccttcctaatgctgcaatccttgGATACAGTTCCTCAAATggggtgacccccagccataaaattacttcattgctactttataactgtaactttgctactgttatgaatcataatgtatcTGATATAtgatccctgtgaaagagtcatttgacccccaaaggagttgtgacccacaggttgagaaccactgctccagggGAATGACCCTTACGCAGGACCGCAGCCACCTGGGCGGTGGGAAGCACTAACCTCGCTCTCTGGTGGGAGGATGATCTCATCGTAGGGCCCCACAATAGAACTGGAGAACTTGCTGAAGATGATGGGCTCCTTGGGCACCCGCACATTCTGTTCTTTACAGTGATCTGCATAATTCATGCCCACACATACCACCTTGTCTGGCCGGGTGACAGGGGCCAGGAAGGTCACCTGTGACCGAGGGAGGACTGGCAACTGGGTagccagggctctgtagagaCCAAGCGGGAGAAGGGCTAGCAAGGAACAGATTGGGAGTCCCAGGGCAGGCTGGGGAGGTCCCTCAGCAGTTGTGAGTTGTGCTTTTTGCATTTTCTATATCTTTCCCCATTGGTGTAAGACTCAACCCCAGCTACACAGTCCTTCTATAGCAAAGCATGGTGGTACTCCTCAGTGCGTATTTCCTCCCCACTTGGGTAATTCCTGTTCGTGCAGAAGTATGTGAAAGGTTCCTGTGGAATTAAGTGGAGAGGTCTCTTTCCTCTAAGGGTCTAAATAGAACCCACACCTTCCTAAAAGAAGCCTTTCTTGGGACCTTGTTGCGACTCCTCCAATGGGCGGAACTTAGCCTCTCAGGAAGGCAGTATAATAATGTAAGGTCGTAGCTCCACAACCAAATGAATTAAGCATACtcccgagcctcagtttccctctctgaGGGAACTGAGAGTGTTGTTATATAAGACTTTTAAGGCTTCTGCCGGATATGGTTATATATACCTGTAATTCACTTGTAGCATTtaagaggccgaggcaggaggttCTCTAATTCAAAGCCTGcctaggctatatagcaagaccctgtctcaaaggaaaagataaatgacTGTTAGCTCTTCACGAAAAGaacaagtgaaaaagaaaacagggggATCCCCTGCTCCTTTGAAAGGAGGTACCTGCTGATTCTGATTCtcagggcaggagagagatggaggagcgAGAGGGACCAGGGCCTGCTGACTTACCTTCTTGCCACTGAGAGGGTAGTCTCTCCCTGCTCCAGGAACTGCAGCATTGTCTTGGGGAGTGTGGGGTCAAAGGTGTTTAGGTCTACGACTCCCCCTCCAATCCCCGACTCCAGGCCCAGGTGAGGCTCCTCCAGGTGGGGTGTCTGAAACTGTACCAGTCTCATCGCTCTCGAAGGCTGACAGGGCCTATTCTGAACGTGCAGCAGAGCTGAGAACAACCTTTTACCAGAGCTCAGCATCAAAGCCTAAatggaaagaagacaggaggacTGAAAAACTATCATGAAGATCCCTTAGTTCCTCTGCCCCATCAACCATTCCCAGCATACCGGTGGGGAAGTGCTCATGTAGGTCATTTTACCTATGTCATACTTCAATGACCATGCCAGGTTTTAAGCTAGCCCCAGAGATTCCAGCCTTTCCTCAACCAGTATCTCCTGAAGGTTGCTACTGCTGGCGAGCGGGGGACGCAGCAGGCTAACTTGGCCCTGCCATCTTGCATGCTGGAAAGACAGATACCAGCAACAGATGTACTCAAGCCTCAGATATTGTGACGATGCTGTGAAGATGGCCAGGCCGCTGCCGCTACCTAGCTTTTAGGGGAAGCCCTCCAACTGAGGAAGGTTAAAATATGCAGGACTAGGAGTCAGCCCCAAATTAGCCCATAATAGCTACTCCTAGATACGGCTTCACAGCTGCTTCATGGAGCTTTTAACAGTTCTAACTTGATCCTCTGACTTCAGCACTTTCCATCCTCATGGGCTCAAGCTACCAGTTTGCTCTGACCTAAGCgctgtcctccagctcctccaatAGGCACCAGTTGTCTACGGTTGGAGCACGGGGAGACTCGGGGTGCCAAGACGCTGGAGACCTGGTCTTACCACACTGCTCAGCTAGCTGCCTGGGTTCGGCAGCGATGTCTGCTTCTTTCCCCGCTGAGCCCACAGTGCTGCCACTGTGGGGGGGGCACAGGCTTGCACTGATCTGTCCAGAGAGCACAAGGAAGATGCAAGGGGACAGACTTCTCACTTCCTGGAAGAGCTTAGCAATCATCAACGTTGGGATATGGCTGGCCATGCCTCCCTTCCTCAGACCCAGATCTTTTGGAAAGTAGCAAGGTTCCGAGCCTATTTTGAGTTCCAGGCTCCACCTAAAGATAAGATTCACTCTctcatgtttcttttgtttttatgatatgGTTGCTGGGTCAGAAGGAAGCACGCTAGGTTGACCTACACCCCAGGTGAACCACACTCCATTCCCACCcatttcccaggacccacgtgaaAAGGTTTATACACAGCGGTccatacttgtaattccagtgctggggaagtggagacaggtagattcctggggcttgctagccagtCAGTCTGGAGTTAGTTAGTTCTAGGCGAacgagaaacactgtctcaaacactAAGGTGAACAGTACCTGAGGAACACTCAAGGCCTGTTCCCTGTGCATACAAGCAAGCCTGTGTCTTTACGTTAATGAATGTAGCGGTAGCGTTCTCAGTCCTGGGCTCTTGGTCCTCACCTGGTTAAGTCAACCTACTCGGTTCAGGAGCACCACAGTGCCAGCTGGCAAGTCTGTCCAGACAACCAAAGGCTTTTCCCATCCTCTGCTCTGTTGTCTTATACAAGCTCCGCTCTGCCACCATCTGAAGGCTGTCCCAGTACATGTCTGCCACGTCACACACTAAAATGACAGTAACTGTCCTGAGGGAAGCCAAAGGTTCCACCTGTGATGTCTCCTTGAATTCTCTTGACTGGGGCTGGGATTTTTACAGATGAACAAGCCAAAACTTAGATGGGGTAAGTGCCTTGTCTGAGGTTCAAAGGACACACAGCTTAAAGAAAGAGATGGTAT includes:
- the LOC101999284 gene encoding fumarylacetoacetate hydrolase domain-containing protein 2A isoform X1, with the protein product MLSSGKRLFSALLHVQNRPCQPSRAMRLVQFQTPHLEEPHLGLESGIGGGVVDLNTFDPTLPKTMLQFLEQGETTLSVARRALATQLPVLPRSQVTFLAPVTRPDKVVCVGMNYADHCKEQNVRVPKEPIIFSKFSSSIVGPYDEIILPPESEEVDWEVELAVIIGKKGKHIKATDAIAHVAGFTVAHDVSARDWQMRRNGKQWLLGKTFDTFCPLGPALVTRDSITDPHNLKICCRVNGEVVQSSSTNQMVFKTEELIAWVSQFVTLYPGDIILTGTPPGVGVFRKPPVFLKKGDEVQCEIEEIGVIVNKVV
- the LOC101999284 gene encoding fumarylacetoacetate hydrolase domain-containing protein 2A isoform X2 codes for the protein MLSSGKRLFSALLHVQNRPCQPSRAMRLVQFQTPHLEEPHLGLESGIGGGVVDLNTFDPTLPKTMLQFLEQGETTLSVARRALATQLPVLPRSQVTFLAPVTRPDKVVCVGMNYADHCKEQNVRVPKEPIIFSKFSSSIVGPYDEIILPPESEEVDWEVELAVIIGKKGKHIKATDAIAHVAGFTVAHDVSARDWQMRRNGKQWLLGKTFDTFCPLGPALVTRDSITDPHNLKICCRVNGEVVQSSSTNQMVFKTEELIAWVSQ